One Triticum dicoccoides isolate Atlit2015 ecotype Zavitan chromosome 4B, WEW_v2.0, whole genome shotgun sequence genomic window carries:
- the LOC119290653 gene encoding YTH domain-containing protein ECT4-like isoform X1, with translation MLGFGSRCEGKMSGFGTNSAIGSSSLPSRVVYNTGNDLPVEYIYDQGLSYPATNGYAYYGGFEPPVGWSENTNYWGVDGQYLQLTNDNLPYVYCTPGYEFSYSSQDQYTSYMPGMFMGVDGSVVGSQQYFTNPYQPPGSPSGYFPVYLQPTTDLSSAVSLEPPVFSTGTSVASRPANTSIKDTHQMSGNTMASRTVPSASPAIGSSHRAYQNQSTNKPSDLPGANVARHDKPSTSHLTVLVDTDKNFQTASGMGSSGDNGQITDRAEVAPVAAMVGEGAQSKAVSSSAVKNIVIHPDQYNKADFPCDHPDAKFFVIKSYSEDDVHKSIKYNVWSSTPNGNRRLDAAYSEAKGSQRKCPIFLFFSVNTSGQFCGVAEMVGPVDFHKDMDFWQQDKWSGSFPLKWHLVKDVPNSTFRHIILENNENKPVTNSRDTQEIPYKSGINMLKLFKSSPMTTSILDDFPFYEGRQKAMLEQKRRSLGRSFGRLTYVPALVAKRSVVVEGEPSEVGEGISSKDPHPGKTGQDSGACEQPDKTSQTKDGVVTQVLKKDAVSPVEQPEHVKTERHSLDGIHQQNEGCSVSVSPENAGREHAGLSELVKSNGKVYSDRESQPVISSTEPDSSGRKGLSQEFGGHGPSDRTKGGASGITKDMKATLLKKPEGLSTSHMDGQAKGIVNESPTGVVKVGSVRIKLNVAGGSSSEIIGDGSLELKGAEHTEQGIPTKLS, from the exons ATGCTAGGATTTGGATCTAGGTGCGAGGGGAAG ATGTCTGGCTTTGGTACAAATTCAGCCATTGGTTCTTCGTCTCTCCCTTCTAGAGTTGTGTATAACACAGGTAACGATTTGCCGGTGGAATACATATATGACCAGGGTCTTTCTTATCCAGCTACAAACGGATATGCTTACTATGGAG GATTTGAGCCACCTGTTGGATGGAGTGAAAACACTAATTATTGGGGGGTAGATGGTCAATATCTCCAACTGACG AATGACAATCTTCCTTATGTGTATTGCACACCTGGCTATGAATTTTCTTATTCTTCACAAGATCAGTACACTTCCTATATGCCTGGCATGTTCATGGGAGTTGATGGCTCAGTTGTAGGAAGTCAACAGTATTTCACTAATCCATATCAGCCTCCTGGCTCGCCATCTGGTTACTTCCCAGTATATCTCCAGCCCACCACAGATTTGAGCTCAGCCGTTTCTTTGGAGCCTCCTGTATTCAGTACTGGCACATCTGTTGCTAGTAGGCCTGCTAATACTAGCATAAAAGATACACATCAAATGTCTGGAAATACAATGGCTTCTCGGACTGTCCCTTCTGCAAGTCCAGCTATTGGTTCCTCCCATCGTGCTTACCAGAATCAAAGCACGAATAAACCTTCTGATCTGCCAGGTGCTAATGTGGCCAGGCATGACAAGCCTTCAACCTCACATTTGACAGTTCTGGTTGATACTGACAAG AATTTTCAGACTGCTTCAGGTATGGGGAGCTCTGGGGACAATGGACAAATTACAGACAGGGCAGAAGTTGCGCCAGTGGCTGCCATGGTGGGTGAAGGCGCCCAATCCAAAGCAGTGTCAAGCAGTGCAGTGAAAAACATTGTGATACATCCTGACCAATATAATAAGGCCGACTTCCCTTGTGATCATCCAGATGCCAAGTTTTTTGTCATTAAATCTTACAGTGAGGATGACGTGCATAAGAGTATCAAATATAATGTGTGGTCCAGCACACCCAATGGCAACAGAAGGCTGGATGCTGCCTACTCAGAAGCAAAAGGGAGTCAACGGAAGTGTCCAATATTTCTGTTCTTTTCG GTTAATACAAGTGGGCAGTTTTGTGGTGTTGCTGAAATGGTTGGCCCTGTGGATTTTCACAAAGACATGGATTTCTGGCAGCAAGATAAGTGGTCTGGGAGCTTCCCACTGAAGTGGCATCTAGTAAAGGATGTGCCGAATTCCACCTTTCGACACATCATATTAGAGAACAACGAGAACAAGCCTGTTACCAACAGCCGAGATACACAAGAG ATACCTTATAAGTCGGGAATAAACATGCTAAAGCTATTTAAGAGTAGTCCAATGACGACATCGATTCTTGATGACTTCCCTTTCTATGAAGGGAGGCAGAAAGCAATGCTAGAACAGAAGCGCAGAAGTTTGGGCAGAAGTTTCGGTAGACTTACTTATGTTCCAGCACTTGTTGCTAAAAGGAGTGTTGTCGTGGAGGGTGAACCTTCTGAAGTAGGTGAAGGCATTAGCAGCAAAGATCCACATCCAGGGAAAACTGGACAGGATAGTGGTGCTTGTGAGCAACCTGACAAGACAAGCCAAACGAAAGATGGAGTGGTTACACAAGTACTGAAAAAGGATGCAGTATCACCTGTTGAACAACCTGAGCATGTAAAAACAGAACGGCATAGCTTAGATGGTATTCATCAACAGAATGAGGGCTGTTCCGTTTCTGTGTCACCAGAAAATGCTGGAAGGGAACATGCTGGCTTGAGCGAACTGGTAAAATCTAATGGAAAAGTTTATAGTGACCGTGAATCACAACCTGTTATAAGCTCAACTGAACCCGATAGTTCTGGACGAAAAGGTCTTTCTCAGGAGTTTGGTGGTCACGGCCCATCAGATCGTACGAAAGGCGGTGCATCTGGGATTACAAAGGATATGAAGGCTACATTGCTCAAGAAACCAGAAGGCTTATCAACTAGCCACATGGATGGGCAAGCAAAAGGCATTGTTAATGAGTCTCCAACTGGTGTTGTTAAGGTTGGCTCGGTGCGCATCAAACTAAATGTGGCGGGGGGCTCGTCGTCTGAGATTATAGGTGATGGTTCCCTTGAGCTGAAGGGAGCAGAGCATACTGAGCAGGGCATCCCAACAAAACTGAGTTAA
- the LOC119290653 gene encoding YTH domain-containing protein ECT4-like isoform X2 — protein sequence MMSGFGTNSAIGSSSLPSRVVYNTGNDLPVEYIYDQGLSYPATNGYAYYGGFEPPVGWSENTNYWGVDGQYLQLTNDNLPYVYCTPGYEFSYSSQDQYTSYMPGMFMGVDGSVVGSQQYFTNPYQPPGSPSGYFPVYLQPTTDLSSAVSLEPPVFSTGTSVASRPANTSIKDTHQMSGNTMASRTVPSASPAIGSSHRAYQNQSTNKPSDLPGANVARHDKPSTSHLTVLVDTDKNFQTASGMGSSGDNGQITDRAEVAPVAAMVGEGAQSKAVSSSAVKNIVIHPDQYNKADFPCDHPDAKFFVIKSYSEDDVHKSIKYNVWSSTPNGNRRLDAAYSEAKGSQRKCPIFLFFSVNTSGQFCGVAEMVGPVDFHKDMDFWQQDKWSGSFPLKWHLVKDVPNSTFRHIILENNENKPVTNSRDTQEIPYKSGINMLKLFKSSPMTTSILDDFPFYEGRQKAMLEQKRRSLGRSFGRLTYVPALVAKRSVVVEGEPSEVGEGISSKDPHPGKTGQDSGACEQPDKTSQTKDGVVTQVLKKDAVSPVEQPEHVKTERHSLDGIHQQNEGCSVSVSPENAGREHAGLSELVKSNGKVYSDRESQPVISSTEPDSSGRKGLSQEFGGHGPSDRTKGGASGITKDMKATLLKKPEGLSTSHMDGQAKGIVNESPTGVVKVGSVRIKLNVAGGSSSEIIGDGSLELKGAEHTEQGIPTKLS from the exons ATG ATGTCTGGCTTTGGTACAAATTCAGCCATTGGTTCTTCGTCTCTCCCTTCTAGAGTTGTGTATAACACAGGTAACGATTTGCCGGTGGAATACATATATGACCAGGGTCTTTCTTATCCAGCTACAAACGGATATGCTTACTATGGAG GATTTGAGCCACCTGTTGGATGGAGTGAAAACACTAATTATTGGGGGGTAGATGGTCAATATCTCCAACTGACG AATGACAATCTTCCTTATGTGTATTGCACACCTGGCTATGAATTTTCTTATTCTTCACAAGATCAGTACACTTCCTATATGCCTGGCATGTTCATGGGAGTTGATGGCTCAGTTGTAGGAAGTCAACAGTATTTCACTAATCCATATCAGCCTCCTGGCTCGCCATCTGGTTACTTCCCAGTATATCTCCAGCCCACCACAGATTTGAGCTCAGCCGTTTCTTTGGAGCCTCCTGTATTCAGTACTGGCACATCTGTTGCTAGTAGGCCTGCTAATACTAGCATAAAAGATACACATCAAATGTCTGGAAATACAATGGCTTCTCGGACTGTCCCTTCTGCAAGTCCAGCTATTGGTTCCTCCCATCGTGCTTACCAGAATCAAAGCACGAATAAACCTTCTGATCTGCCAGGTGCTAATGTGGCCAGGCATGACAAGCCTTCAACCTCACATTTGACAGTTCTGGTTGATACTGACAAG AATTTTCAGACTGCTTCAGGTATGGGGAGCTCTGGGGACAATGGACAAATTACAGACAGGGCAGAAGTTGCGCCAGTGGCTGCCATGGTGGGTGAAGGCGCCCAATCCAAAGCAGTGTCAAGCAGTGCAGTGAAAAACATTGTGATACATCCTGACCAATATAATAAGGCCGACTTCCCTTGTGATCATCCAGATGCCAAGTTTTTTGTCATTAAATCTTACAGTGAGGATGACGTGCATAAGAGTATCAAATATAATGTGTGGTCCAGCACACCCAATGGCAACAGAAGGCTGGATGCTGCCTACTCAGAAGCAAAAGGGAGTCAACGGAAGTGTCCAATATTTCTGTTCTTTTCG GTTAATACAAGTGGGCAGTTTTGTGGTGTTGCTGAAATGGTTGGCCCTGTGGATTTTCACAAAGACATGGATTTCTGGCAGCAAGATAAGTGGTCTGGGAGCTTCCCACTGAAGTGGCATCTAGTAAAGGATGTGCCGAATTCCACCTTTCGACACATCATATTAGAGAACAACGAGAACAAGCCTGTTACCAACAGCCGAGATACACAAGAG ATACCTTATAAGTCGGGAATAAACATGCTAAAGCTATTTAAGAGTAGTCCAATGACGACATCGATTCTTGATGACTTCCCTTTCTATGAAGGGAGGCAGAAAGCAATGCTAGAACAGAAGCGCAGAAGTTTGGGCAGAAGTTTCGGTAGACTTACTTATGTTCCAGCACTTGTTGCTAAAAGGAGTGTTGTCGTGGAGGGTGAACCTTCTGAAGTAGGTGAAGGCATTAGCAGCAAAGATCCACATCCAGGGAAAACTGGACAGGATAGTGGTGCTTGTGAGCAACCTGACAAGACAAGCCAAACGAAAGATGGAGTGGTTACACAAGTACTGAAAAAGGATGCAGTATCACCTGTTGAACAACCTGAGCATGTAAAAACAGAACGGCATAGCTTAGATGGTATTCATCAACAGAATGAGGGCTGTTCCGTTTCTGTGTCACCAGAAAATGCTGGAAGGGAACATGCTGGCTTGAGCGAACTGGTAAAATCTAATGGAAAAGTTTATAGTGACCGTGAATCACAACCTGTTATAAGCTCAACTGAACCCGATAGTTCTGGACGAAAAGGTCTTTCTCAGGAGTTTGGTGGTCACGGCCCATCAGATCGTACGAAAGGCGGTGCATCTGGGATTACAAAGGATATGAAGGCTACATTGCTCAAGAAACCAGAAGGCTTATCAACTAGCCACATGGATGGGCAAGCAAAAGGCATTGTTAATGAGTCTCCAACTGGTGTTGTTAAGGTTGGCTCGGTGCGCATCAAACTAAATGTGGCGGGGGGCTCGTCGTCTGAGATTATAGGTGATGGTTCCCTTGAGCTGAAGGGAGCAGAGCATACTGAGCAGGGCATCCCAACAAAACTGAGTTAA